CTCCACAATGTCAATCTGACGGGCCACATCCATGTCATCCTTGATGCCGTTGGCAATCAGCTCGTATTCCGCGTCGTGCTGTTTCTGATGCGCCCGCGCGCCGTTTTCCATCGTCATGAAAAACTCGTTGGAAAGAGATTTCATGATCAGGGCAATCCGTGGTTTGGCAGGGCCCTTCGATTGAGAGCATCCGAAAGTCAGGCAGCCGAGACCGGCTGCCGCCGCGAGCAGAAACAGAAAGCGTCCAGTGGAAATGTTTTTCATATTCTTGAAGAATTGTGCCTGGAATCGCGCCAAACTCAAGCCGGAATATTTCCCGACTCAAATCCATATTGCCGCAAAAACTCCGCCGCTGGCGCTTCAATGCGCACCAAACGTCGCGTGAACGGATTGGTGAACATCAACTCCACCGCCCGCAATCCCAATGGCACGGCAGATGATCCGGCCCCGTAAATCGGGTCGCCCACCACCGGCAGCCCGCCACTCATCAAATGCACGCGGATTTGGTGCGTGCGACCAGTCACCGGGCGGGCCTCAACCAAAGCAGTGGGGGCCGAACCGGGTTTCGCTTGCAACACCCGGAAATGCGTCTCCGCCGATTTACCGCCCGCATCAATTTTCATGCGCCCTACTTCAGCGGGATCCGGCGCCAGCGCCTGACGGCAGATCCACTCCGCCTCGCGCGGGACGCCGCACACCACGGCAAGATAACGCTTCTCCATGCGCCGCGATTCAAACATATCGCTAAACGTTTCCAGCGCCCCTTGGCTCTTGGCAAACAAGAGGATGCCGGTCGTATCCGCGTCGAGCCGGTGAATGTGACGGAGGAATTTCAGGTTGCGGGAGCGTGCCCAGAAATGCCCGGCCGCGATGGAGGAAGCAATCGCGGCCTGCAAATTGCGGTTCGTGCGCTGCCAGGTGAACGGCACCAGCATCCAGCCGCGCGGTTTATCCACCGCCATTACGGCGCGATCCTCGTAAAGAATCGGCAGACGATCCGTACGGCTTAATTCAATGAAAGGTGGTTTGGCCATATAATTTAACGTGAGCGTTGCGGCACTTGAAACACCATCACCGGGCATTGGTTGGCCTCGGTCTGGGAGGCAAACAGTTCGTTGTCCAGATTGCGGAAGCCCGCCGCGCGTGACAACTCCGTCACCAGCGGATTCTGCCGCAAAACAAGATAGAGTTTCGCCCCGGATTTCCTGATGGATTCCACAGTGGGCCGGACCTCATCGCCATACCACGGCTGGCCGAGAAAGAACGCGGTGTAGAGGCCCGTCCGCCCGCCGGGCAGCGTCGCGGCTCCCGCGAGTGGAACCACGAATTGATGCTGGCGCAGTCGTATCGCCAAATCTTGGGCGCACCGACTGGCGGTATCTTTATTCGGCAACTGATAAACGCCCCACGCCAGCGCCGGTAGCAGGAAAGCCAGTGCCACCGCCACCATCCCAAGCTGCTGGCTGACGCGTCCGGTGCTGCGAACTTCGAGCCAAGCCACGGTCTCCACCGCCATCACCATCAGGAGGGGAAACACCACAAACATGAACCGCAACTCGCGCACCTCCAGATAACCGGGCAACAACGCCAACATCAGGGCGGCCAGCGGCATCACCGCCCACCACCAGCGCTGCCGCCAAAATGCGTCATCCCGGTCCGGACGGGCGCACCGCACAACACACACCACCAGCAACACCGGCCAGAGCAGACAAATCCCTGTCAGCATCAACTGGAGTTTCCCGAAGTTCACCGCTGACAATTTGATCTGATGCCACAAATAACTCCCGCTGTCCCACGGTGCCCAATAGGCGTAGTTCATTCGGGACGGTTCTTCCCAGGCCGTGATTCGGTTGGCTTCCGGCACATGAAACTGGCGCACAAAGGGATGATACCGCTCCTGATCCACCGGCCCCGCCACCGCGTGCGCAATCGCGGCGGTCGTGGAAAAGACCGGCTTATTATAATGAACACTGAGCGCGCCAATCCACGGCGTAGCCAGCAGCAGAAAAACACCCATGATCAGGCTGCACTGTTTCACGATGCCGGGCCAATCCTTCCGCGCGCGCCACCGCCAGACCACACCATAAGCCGGAATGGTAAGCAGGGCCAGCGGCAGAGCGATGGCCTTGGTATAATAGGCCATCCCCCAACACACCCCGGCGACAACTATGAAAAAACTGGAAGCATGGTAAACGTCGCGTTTCACCGCCTGTATCTGCCCGGCCAGCGCCAGTGCAACCCAACCGGCCAGCAGCAAATCCGGAGTGATGTTGGCCACCGACCACGGGATACTCACCGCCGCCGCCAGCCATATTCCCAACTTCAACCAGCGCGGCGGCAGCTCCAGACTGTGAAACAGCGCCAGACAACCCCACCAGAAAATCATCGCCGACCCGGCCATCACCACCCGGACGGCCACCAGCTTGGCCAGCCCCAGTGATAACAGCGGCGCGATCAGCCAACTGAGCAACGGTCCCCAATAGCCGGTGAGCGCCAGTTCATTTTGGCCGGCGAGGTAATACCCGGCAATGCGCAGATAGGCGATGGCATCGGTGTTCAGTGCCTGCCGCATCCACCAACCCGCCACCGCCAGTCCACCCGCCTGCAATAGCGCGGCTGCCAGTATGGTCCGCCACAAGTTCATCGGTGCGTTAACTGAAACAATAGGAAAACCAGAATGCGATCATGGCCTAGTCAAAGATGGACGGCCACTCCCTCAGCCGGGAGTCCAAAACGCATGTCCGGTGTGTAACCGGATCAGCGGGCCTGGACCTCAATGGCATTGATCAACGGATTCTGGACCCCCGCCGTGAAGAGGATGTCCAACTTGCCATCCGTAATGGTCACCGGCACGGTTTCCACAAACGCGGTCTTGGCTGCACCCGCTCGGGCCACGATATCCAGATCCTTGATCTCCACCCCGGCCACCTTCAGGCCGAATACACGTTGCCCCTTTTCAGTGATGCGCGCGTAGGTCTCGGCGAAGTGTAGTTTCACCGTGTACGTTCCATTCGGCACCGGTAGCGTGAAGGCAGTCATTCCGTAATGTTCCGTCCGGTATAGGTCTGGCAACTTGGTGCCGGCAATTTCAATAGTGCCACGGTCGGCGATCTTGCCGCCAGTAAAGCCCTGGTCGGGCAGCCAGATGCTGCCATCGGGGGCAACATAAGGCTTCTCCGCTCCGGCATTGATGCGGATGGGTTGGAACGCCGGCGTCTTTTGTCCGGCAAAGGGGCACTTGCACGCCGTCATCCCCAACAAACCGGCCAGCAACGCGCCCGCCAGCAGAGCAGAGGACAAACGTTTACTTGAAGTGATGCGGGTTGATACATTCATTTGATTCGATTTCATATCGGCCAAATTGCGCTACTCCTGCCAACCCGTCAAGATGGAAAAATCGCGCGCCAGAGTGGTATGGCTGGCCGCAACCATTCCGGGTTAGACAATCGCGGAAAAATCGCTATGCTCAGACGCATTATTATGGCAACGAAAACGATTATCATTGAACCGACGCCCGCTCGCTTGGGTTTCTCCATGCCGGCGGAATGGGACCAACACGAAGCCACTTGGCTCGGCTGGCCACATGAAAAAACCGATTGGCCCGGCAAGCTCGACGCCATTTACTGGGTCTATGGCGAAATGATCCGCAAGATTGGCGCGGGTGAGAAGGTTCGTTTGTGCGTCAACTCCAAGGCGGATGAAGCGCGGGCGCGCCGGATCATCAAGCTCTCCGGCGGCGATTTCAAGCGCGTGGATTTCATCCCCTATCCGACCAACCGTGGCTGGATGCGCGACAGCGGCCCCATTCATGTTCGCAAAGCGGCGAACGGCGAAAAAGCCATTGTCCATTTTCATTTCAATGCCTGGGCGAAATATGACAACTGGCAGAAAGACCGGCGCGTGCCGGAGATGGCTGCCAAGCGCCAGCGCCGCCCGCTATTCAATGCCGAATATGACGGCAAGGATTTCGTGCTCGAAGGCGGCGGCATTGACGTCAACGGGCGCGGCACCGTGCTGACCACCGAAGAGTGTTATCTGGACCCCAAGGTGCAGGTGCGCAATCCCGGTCTGGGTCGCAAGGAGATTGACGAAACCCTGAAGAAATACCTGGGCGTGACCAATGTCTGCTGGCTCGTCGCCGGCCCGGTGGGTGATGATACCCACGGTCACATTGATGATATTTGCCGTTTTGTGAACCCCAAGACCGTGGTGCTTATCAAGGAGACCAACCGGAAGGACATCAATTACCACCCGCTCTCCGAGAATTGGGACCGCATCCAGGATTTGCGGTTGGAGGACGGCTCCAAGCCGGAAGTGGTGCCCCTGCCCATGCCCGCGCCGCTCTACTTCGACGGCTACCGGTTGCCCGCCAGTTACGCAAATTTCTACATCAGCAACGCGGCTGTAATCGTACCCACATTCAACGATCCAAATGATCGCATCGCGTTAGGCACCCTGGGCGAACTGTTTAAAGACCGTCCGGTCATTGGCATTCACGCGGTGGACTTGGTGCTGGGCTTTGGCACCCTGCATTGCCTGACGCAACAGGAACCCGCATAACCCGGTATCCAGTATTAGGGGCGCGGTGACGTTGGGGCATCCTCTCTGGCACCGCGTTGGCCACCCTCTCCTTGCCCACCACGGTCGCCGCCACCTTGACCACGACCGCCGCCTTTGCCTTTTTTCTGACCGCCCTGGCCGGATGGGCGATTCTTGGCGCGAGGATCCGGTTGCCGTGGGAACCCGTCTATGATGGTTCCAAAGGGTTCTTACGCGTACTAGTTTTATCCTAGTTTTGGACCGGGATAAACAATCAACCCCAGTGTCCAAGGCGATCCCAAAATGTTAAATCTGCCGCTTGAATCTAACCCGGGCATCCGCTATCAATAACCCATGAAAACGACATCCAATCTCTGGCTGGCTTGCATTATCGCTTTGCCATGGAATATGCTGGCCGCAACCCAGCCAGCCATGAAACCCAATGTACTTTTCATTGCGGTGGATGATTTGAACCATTGGGTGGGTTATCTGGGACGCAATCGGCAGACGATGACGCCCAATATAGACCGCCTCGCGGCAAGGGGGACTTGGTTCACCCGCAGCTACTGTGCCGCCCCGGTTTGCAACCCCTCCCGTGCCGCACTCATGTCTGGTCTGCGGCCCGGCACCACCGGCGTCTATGACAACGGGGAAAATTTTCAACCGGTCATCCCGGTGGATATCACACTCACTACCCAATTCCGCAAGGCCGGTTACCATGTTTGCGGCGCGGGAAAAATTTACCATGCCAGCGTGTATCGCCCTGGAGAATGGGATGATTGGCTGAAAGGCGGCAAAGGTGGCGAGCGAGAAGAAGACGGTTCACCGCAGGCGGCTGTTCTCGCCGGAAAGCTCCCCATCACCCCCATGAATTGTCGCGACGAGGATATGCCGGATTACCGGTTTGTGGACTACGCCATTGCGCAGTTAAAACAGAAACATGACCGTCCATTTTTCATCGCCTGTGGGCTGACTAAACCCCATCTTCCCTGGAGCGTGCCCAAAAAATATTACGAGAAATTTCCGCTCGAAACCATCGAACTGCCGCCGTACAAGGAAGACGACCTGGATGATTTGCCACCGATTGCCTTGCAGCTGGCCCTGCGTTCAGGCGATCACGAGGCCATTCTCAAACAAGGCGGCACCAACACTTGGAAACAGGCCATCCGTGCTTATCTTGCCACCATCAATTTCTGTGATGCCATGGTGGGGCGATTGCTGGATGCTTATGAAAAATCGCCCGAGCGCGACAATACCATTCTTTGTTTCTGGAGCGACCACGGGTGGCACTTGGGTGAAAAACAGCATTGGCGTAAATTTGCGTTATGGGAGGAAACCACCCGGTCCCCCCACATCTGGGTCGTACCCGGCTTGACCAAACCCAACAGCCGTTGCGATCGTACCGTGGATTACATGAGCATGTACCCGACCTTGATGGATCTCTGTGGACTGCCAACGCCCGCGCATGTTCAAGGCCGCAGTATTCGCTCGCTGCTGGCGGATGCGCAGGCGCCTTGGGAACAACCGGCCATTACCACTTACAAGCAAAACAACCATACTGTCCGCAGCGAATCCTGGCGGTACACCCATTACTCTGATGGCGGCGAAGAACTCTATAACGAGACTAGCGATCCGTACGAATGGACCAATCTGGCGCGCAAAGGTGCAGAATATAACCCCGTTAAAACCGAGTTGGGAAAATTTCTACCATCCGACAACAAACCGCCGGCAAAAGAGGAAAAGCAAACCGGCGAAAATAACCGTAAAAACCGAAAGAATAAAAAAGCTGAATAACCGGCCGATCCACCATCAACCAGCAACTGACTTATGAACCCAACCAATACCGTTTTACGCTTGAGCCTTGGCCTTTTGGTGTTACTTGCCCTTTCGGGCAGCCAAGCCCGGGCGGCCGCCAAACCCAACCTCCTCTTCATTTTCTCGGACGATCACTCCGTCCAGAGTATTGGGGCATACCGGAGCTGGTTATCCGGGTTTGTCCGCGAACAAAAAATCACGCCGAACATTGATCGGCTGGCGGATCAGGGCGTGATCTTCGAGCAGAGTTTTTGCGGCAACTCC
The DNA window shown above is from Verrucomicrobiota bacterium and carries:
- a CDS encoding malectin; amino-acid sequence: MNVSTRITSSKRLSSALLAGALLAGLLGMTACKCPFAGQKTPAFQPIRINAGAEKPYVAPDGSIWLPDQGFTGGKIADRGTIEIAGTKLPDLYRTEHYGMTAFTLPVPNGTYTVKLHFAETYARITEKGQRVFGLKVAGVEIKDLDIVARAGAAKTAFVETVPVTITDGKLDILFTAGVQNPLINAIEVQAR
- a CDS encoding sulfatase — protein: MKTTSNLWLACIIALPWNMLAATQPAMKPNVLFIAVDDLNHWVGYLGRNRQTMTPNIDRLAARGTWFTRSYCAAPVCNPSRAALMSGLRPGTTGVYDNGENFQPVIPVDITLTTQFRKAGYHVCGAGKIYHASVYRPGEWDDWLKGGKGGEREEDGSPQAAVLAGKLPITPMNCRDEDMPDYRFVDYAIAQLKQKHDRPFFIACGLTKPHLPWSVPKKYYEKFPLETIELPPYKEDDLDDLPPIALQLALRSGDHEAILKQGGTNTWKQAIRAYLATINFCDAMVGRLLDAYEKSPERDNTILCFWSDHGWHLGEKQHWRKFALWEETTRSPHIWVVPGLTKPNSRCDRTVDYMSMYPTLMDLCGLPTPAHVQGRSIRSLLADAQAPWEQPAITTYKQNNHTVRSESWRYTHYSDGGEELYNETSDPYEWTNLARKGAEYNPVKTELGKFLPSDNKPPAKEEKQTGENNRKNRKNKKAE
- a CDS encoding agmatine deiminase family protein — translated: MATKTIIIEPTPARLGFSMPAEWDQHEATWLGWPHEKTDWPGKLDAIYWVYGEMIRKIGAGEKVRLCVNSKADEARARRIIKLSGGDFKRVDFIPYPTNRGWMRDSGPIHVRKAANGEKAIVHFHFNAWAKYDNWQKDRRVPEMAAKRQRRPLFNAEYDGKDFVLEGGGIDVNGRGTVLTTEECYLDPKVQVRNPGLGRKEIDETLKKYLGVTNVCWLVAGPVGDDTHGHIDDICRFVNPKTVVLIKETNRKDINYHPLSENWDRIQDLRLEDGSKPEVVPLPMPAPLYFDGYRLPASYANFYISNAAVIVPTFNDPNDRIALGTLGELFKDRPVIGIHAVDLVLGFGTLHCLTQQEPA
- a CDS encoding RluA family pseudouridine synthase, producing MAKPPFIELSRTDRLPILYEDRAVMAVDKPRGWMLVPFTWQRTNRNLQAAIASSIAAGHFWARSRNLKFLRHIHRLDADTTGILLFAKSQGALETFSDMFESRRMEKRYLAVVCGVPREAEWICRQALAPDPAEVGRMKIDAGGKSAETHFRVLQAKPGSAPTALVEARPVTGRTHQIRVHLMSGGLPVVGDPIYGAGSSAVPLGLRAVELMFTNPFTRRLVRIEAPAAEFLRQYGFESGNIPA